A window from Candidatus Binatia bacterium encodes these proteins:
- the rlmB gene encoding 23S rRNA (guanosine(2251)-2'-O)-methyltransferase RlmB translates to MRDTERVVVAGPNAVEAALEACAPGGGRKGGAAPGAATSVSKIHRLYLEDTAGGRSQRLAQRAHELAVPVSMVGKGECDRMAGARCQGVAAEIAYAYADLDDVLARDGLVVFLDGIADPHNLGAILRTAEAAGASGAVIPERRAAHVSGTVMRVSAGAAVFLPVARVTNLVRSLQQARDAGFWIVGLAADGQNTVPRAGEDPRTGARIGLVIGAEGDGMHRLVTEHCDEIARLPMQGRVESLNASVAAGLAIYRLLDGRLFGAGGTRKKK, encoded by the coding sequence ATGCGCGATACGGAGCGCGTCGTCGTCGCCGGTCCGAATGCCGTCGAAGCGGCGCTCGAGGCCTGCGCACCTGGCGGCGGGCGGAAAGGCGGTGCGGCGCCGGGTGCCGCAACCAGCGTCTCGAAGATCCACCGCCTGTACCTCGAAGATACGGCCGGAGGACGCAGCCAGCGCCTTGCGCAGAGGGCCCACGAGCTGGCGGTGCCGGTTTCGATGGTTGGAAAGGGGGAGTGCGACCGCATGGCCGGCGCGCGCTGCCAGGGCGTCGCCGCCGAGATCGCGTACGCATACGCCGATCTCGACGACGTGCTCGCACGTGACGGCCTCGTCGTGTTCCTCGACGGGATTGCCGACCCTCACAACCTCGGAGCCATCCTGAGGACGGCCGAGGCCGCGGGAGCGTCGGGTGCAGTGATTCCCGAGCGCCGCGCTGCCCATGTCAGCGGTACGGTGATGCGCGTGTCGGCCGGCGCTGCGGTGTTTCTCCCGGTTGCCAGGGTCACCAACCTCGTACGTTCGCTCCAGCAGGCGCGCGACGCCGGGTTCTGGATCGTCGGCCTTGCTGCCGACGGCCAGAACACCGTGCCGCGCGCCGGCGAGGATCCAAGGACGGGTGCTCGGATCGGCCTGGTGATCGGAGCGGAGGGCGACGGCATGCACCGCCTCGTCACGGAGCACTGCGACGAGATCGCGCGGCTCCCGATGCAGGGGCGCGTCGAGTCGCTCAATGCGTCCGTGGCTGCCGGGCTGGCGATTTACCGCCTGCTCGACGGGCGCCTGTTCGGGGCCGGGGGCACGCGCAAGAAAAAGTGA
- the lptG gene encoding LPS export ABC transporter permease LptG — protein MSILSRYLARMWFGVFVTAMCAGAGVYLIIDVFDRVGEVLQFSPSSTALVSYFLFKLPKILFDVFPAACLLATLVSIGRLMRTHEIVAMRACGMSTRRIALPLAVTALVLSIGALLWSEAVVPVSATRSRWLWDVELKQKVYRGVFDAASLWFESDRGFVHIRRYDAGARTISGLALYEADPEFRLQRVTEIDSMTYSDGRWVASAGVVKDIHGDDLQVHALAAGQFVLDEDPENLTARKRQPEEFSFLELRRLIAQMKARGLAADDLLVDLHRKLAWPFAGFVVTVLAVPVALRAGRSAGLARGTVAGLVIGFSYWILTGLALSAGRTGQISPPLAAWATNLICAVLAASLYVSRLAR, from the coding sequence GTGAGCATCCTGTCGCGCTACCTTGCACGGATGTGGTTCGGCGTTTTCGTAACGGCGATGTGCGCCGGAGCCGGCGTCTACCTCATCATCGACGTCTTCGATCGCGTCGGCGAAGTCCTGCAGTTCTCGCCGTCGTCGACGGCCCTCGTCAGCTATTTTCTGTTCAAGCTTCCGAAAATCCTCTTCGACGTCTTCCCTGCCGCCTGCCTGCTCGCGACGCTGGTATCGATCGGGCGCCTCATGCGGACGCACGAGATCGTCGCGATGAGGGCCTGCGGCATGAGCACCAGGCGCATCGCGCTGCCTCTGGCGGTCACCGCGCTGGTGCTCAGCATCGGTGCGCTGCTGTGGAGCGAGGCGGTGGTGCCGGTGTCGGCGACTCGCTCGCGGTGGCTGTGGGACGTCGAGCTGAAGCAGAAGGTGTACCGCGGCGTCTTCGACGCGGCCTCGCTCTGGTTCGAGAGTGACCGCGGTTTCGTCCACATCCGACGCTACGACGCCGGCGCCCGCACGATATCCGGACTGGCGCTGTACGAGGCCGATCCCGAGTTCCGCCTCCAGCGGGTCACCGAGATCGATTCGATGACGTACAGCGACGGACGCTGGGTGGCGTCGGCTGGCGTCGTCAAGGACATCCACGGCGACGACCTCCAGGTGCACGCGCTGGCAGCGGGCCAGTTCGTCCTCGATGAAGACCCGGAGAACCTCACGGCGCGCAAGCGTCAGCCCGAAGAGTTCAGTTTCCTCGAGCTTCGCCGTCTCATCGCCCAGATGAAGGCCCGCGGCCTGGCCGCCGACGACCTGCTCGTCGATCTCCATCGCAAGCTGGCTTGGCCGTTCGCCGGCTTCGTCGTCACGGTGCTCGCGGTGCCGGTCGCGCTTCGCGCCGGCCGCAGCGCAGGCCTCGCCCGGGGGACGGTCGCCGGACTTGTGATCGGCTTCTCTTACTGGATCCTGACGGGTCTCGCCCTGTCGGCGGGACGGACAGGCCAGATCTCGCCGCCGCTGGCAGCCTGGGCGACCAATCTGATCTGCGCAGTGCTGGCTGCATCGCTGTATGTTTCGAGACTGGCGCGTTAG
- a CDS encoding LptF/LptG family permease gives MVTARVVHYTAHFMGKTLRRYLLREIAGAFLAGIAIFSSILFLLRAVELIELIFARGVPAALVLQLLVAILPSFLEATLPMAFLIGVVAALGRMASDRETLALRAAGLSVWQVLPTVVSFSLVVALATLALSMTARPWGHREIEKTGFEIAKTRASAAVRPRFFNTDFEHMVVYVDHIEPKSGELFGVMLSDERGGSAGSTVFARRGLVGGHEESGRLFLQLFDGTSVTSRETGNEFDVTQFRSLEVHLELRTATGNKPASDEPATLRWQDIRDNLGGDDAGRAREAAIELYRRFGIAAAAIALALFGTGLGFHPSPTTRGRAVGICVLTILAYYALLSIAVAMGRAQKLPPSVALWLPDCSLLLLGAWTLLRTAQDAPLLPSRTRTDSGARAVALAGGVTAAGPGDRP, from the coding sequence TTGGTAACCGCGCGGGTGGTTCATTACACTGCCCACTTCATGGGTAAAACCCTGCGAAGGTATCTCCTTCGCGAGATCGCCGGCGCGTTTCTTGCGGGCATCGCGATTTTCTCGTCCATCCTGTTCCTGCTGCGCGCCGTCGAGCTGATCGAGCTGATCTTCGCGCGCGGAGTCCCGGCGGCGCTGGTGCTTCAGCTGCTCGTGGCAATTCTTCCCTCCTTCCTCGAGGCCACGCTGCCGATGGCGTTCCTGATCGGCGTCGTCGCGGCGCTCGGCCGCATGGCGTCGGACCGCGAAACGCTGGCCCTTCGCGCCGCCGGACTCAGCGTCTGGCAGGTGCTTCCTACCGTGGTCTCGTTTTCCCTCGTGGTCGCGCTGGCGACGCTCGCCTTGTCGATGACGGCGCGGCCATGGGGTCACCGCGAAATCGAGAAAACCGGTTTCGAAATCGCCAAAACGCGCGCGTCCGCCGCCGTGCGTCCGCGATTTTTCAATACCGATTTCGAGCACATGGTCGTCTACGTCGACCACATCGAGCCGAAGAGCGGCGAGCTCTTCGGAGTGATGCTGTCCGACGAGCGCGGCGGGTCGGCCGGCTCCACCGTATTCGCGCGCCGCGGGCTCGTCGGAGGTCACGAAGAGAGCGGGCGCCTGTTCCTGCAACTCTTCGACGGCACCAGCGTCACCTCGCGCGAGACCGGCAACGAATTCGACGTCACGCAGTTCCGCTCCCTCGAAGTGCACCTGGAGCTTCGCACCGCCACCGGCAACAAGCCGGCCAGCGACGAGCCCGCCACGCTGCGCTGGCAGGACATCCGCGACAATCTTGGCGGAGACGACGCCGGCCGCGCCCGCGAGGCAGCCATCGAGCTGTACCGCCGCTTCGGCATCGCGGCCGCCGCCATTGCTCTCGCCCTCTTCGGTACCGGCCTCGGATTCCATCCGTCGCCGACGACGCGCGGTCGCGCGGTCGGCATCTGCGTGCTGACGATCCTTGCGTACTACGCGTTGCTGAGCATCGCCGTTGCGATGGGACGTGCGCAGAAGCTGCCGCCGTCGGTGGCGCTGTGGCTTCCGGACTGCTCGTTGCTGCTGCTCGGTGCGTGGACGCTGTTGCGCACCGCGCAGGACGCGCCGCTCCTGCCGTCACGCACGCGCACTGATTCGGGCGCGCGGGCAGTCGCCCTGGCAGGCGGCGTAACTGCCGCCGGCCCCGGAGATCGGCCGTGA